CCCGATATGATCACCGAGAGGACCCCGAAGGCGACCATCAAGGTTCTCCAGTAATAGCCCATGCCGGCCCCATTTAAGATGGATCCCGTCCTTATTATCCCCAACAACGCACAGTTACACAGAGCACCGGAAAGCAGCGCCGATACCGGAGAGGGGGCCTCACTGTGAGCGTCGGGCAACCAGGTGTGCATAGGAGCAAGGCCCATTTTGGTTCCGTACCCCACTAGGATGAAGGCGAAGGCTATCTTCAACCACAGAGGGTTCAGCCCTACCCCCTGCTCCGCCAGGCCCTGGAAGGTCATAGAGATAGAGTGTCCACCGCCGGAGAAGAGGGAGGATACAGCAAGGGCGGTGTTTCCCACCAGCGCCATAGCGATCCCTACGGAACAGATCAGGAGGTACTTCCAGGCCGCCTCCAGTGCTCCAGGAGACCTCTGATAGGCTATGAGAGGTGCGGTAGCCAAGGTAGTGGCCTCTATGGCCATCCAGAAAACCCCTGTATGGTGGCTGACGATAACCAAGGTGGTGGTAGCCAGAAAAATAAGCATCGAGGCCACAAAAACCGATTCCCTGGAAAAAGGTCTCTCCGAGTCGGGAAACCTATGGCTTTTGAGGTATGCCACCGTCGAAAAGGACCCTAAAAAAAACAGCAACGACGTTATGAGCAGAAAAAACAACGACAGTCCATCTACGGCTATCCAGGTCTCCACAGGAAGATCGTAGCCTTTCGACCACAGGGAGAACACCCCTATCGTATGGGCGAAGGACACCGAGACCAACATAGCCCTCCTGATAGGAGACCAGGGAACGACGAAGCTCACAAGCCCGGAGATGAAGGGCAAAAGCACTATAATCCAGATCATATCAAAATCAGTCCTTCAGCTCGGACAGTCTATCCACGTCGATGTGGTTAAACTCCCGCCTTATATGGAGGATAATTACTCCCATTACGAAAACCCCGACGAACAGGTCCAGAAGCACCCCTGCCTCCACTATAAGAGGGTTATGGATGGCCAAGGCAGGACCTAACACGTAGATTCCATTCTCCATGACCAGATAACCTATGGCCTGGGATATTGCTTTTTTCCTCGAAACGACAAGAAACAGCCCTGCTATCATCGACAGAAGGGCCACCGTGAGGACCGGCTCTCGTACGCAGGACGGGAGGGGGAGCTTCACCGAGGCCCAAAGGGAAAAACCTACGGCGATAAGACCGATAAACAGCGACTTCCTGTAGCCTATTATAGGCTCAAGCTCCCTCCTTATACCGACCGACTTAAGTGCCTTGAACATCACAGCAGGGAGAACCAGAGCCTTTATAAAGCCCGTCACCGCCAGGAAAAACCACCCTCCCCACGAAAAACCGCCCTCAGGATAGAGTGCCACCAGACAGACCATCAACAGGCCCTGTACTCCGACGGACCTTATAAGGCTGTCGACTCTGGAGGTGGCGAACATATTCAAGTTCACCAGCAAAAGCAGGGCTACCAGAAACTGAATCATGACACGATCACCTCACGACCCACATAATCCACAGAGTGGACATAACGAAGCCTATCGCCAAAAACTGGGGGATTCGGCCCATCTTAAGGCGAGCCATAGAGGACTCCACCAGCCCTAAGGCGACCTGCAATCCCAAAAGGCAGAGCAGCGACAGAGCTACATCGAGAAACAGAGAACCACTCCCTCCGGGATAGACCAAACCGGTGATCAGAAGGCCCATGATCCACAGCTTCAGAGCTCCACCATACTCTATAAAAGCCAGATCCACGCCGCAGTGGTCCAGCACCATCACCTCGTGTATCATGGTCAGCTCCAGGTGGGTAGTGGGATCGTCCACAGGGATACGGGAGTTCTCGGTGAGGTAGACGATCACGAAAGCCGCTAGGATAAAGATCATGGCGGGCAAATTGGCCCCCAGAAAAACGGATCCCCTGATGCCGCCGTATACGCCGCTTAGAGACAGAGATCCGGTTATGGCCCCTAAGCCCGCTACGCCTAAGAGCAACGACGGCTCGGTCAGGGCGGAGAAAAAGGCCTCCCTGTTAGCTCCCATGCCTTCAAAGCTGGACCCTGTGTCCATGGCGGCCAGGACGGTGAAGTATCGCCCCACCCCAAGCAAATAAGCCATTAGGATTATGTCACCATCGAAGTGGATCAAGGAGGCTCTACCGGCAAAGGGAACCAGACAAAGGGCCCCAAAATTCGCGGCCAGAGAGATCACCGGACCAGCCCTGAAGACCCATGTAGTGCCGTCTCCGTACACCGCCCCTTTGGACAGAAGCCTGAGTAAGGAGTGATAGGGAAGGAGGAGAGGAGGTCCCTGCCTTCCGGCCATCGCCGACTTGGTCCTGTTTACGACGGTCCTCAGAAAAGGGGCTCCCACCAAGGCCATCACCACCGCCAAGATCGAAAAGAATAACTCCCCTACCATAGCAGGCTCCAGGTGAGAACGACCACTAAGGCCGCAAAGACGTAAAACACGTACAGGTGGGTTCCACCGCTGTGGAGCTTTTTAATTTCCTGAACCACCTTCATCACCGTCCCAAACGTAGGCTCGTAAAAATATCGCTGAAAAACCCCGGTGCTCTCGGTCCAAAAGCTGGAGGGGCCGGGGAAATAGCCCTCCGGCCATGACCCACCGATATGAGAGCGTAAAAAAGAGCTAAAAGCGACCAACACAGGCTGAGAAAAGGACGAACCGGTGTACTGCATCCTAGGGGAGGGATAGCTATAGCCACACCCCCACACAGGGCCGTATGACACAGACCTACCTTTCTGAAGCCTCGCCCTGAGCCTGTATAGTCCAAAGACCAAACCTAGCAACCCTATAGAGAGCACCGCCACGTTCAGATACACCTTGGAGATCCTTATGACCGACATCAGGCTGCTTTGGGATAAGCCTGTAGGATGGATCAACGACGCTACCGACCCGGCCAGGAGGATGGAGAGAGAGCCGCAAAGTCCCAGGGCGAGACAGAAAGCCGCAAGAGATAGCATAGGCACGGTCATGAAAGGCCCTGGATCCTCCGTATAGCCCAGATCGGACCGGGCCTGGCCGGAGAAAACCGTGCTATAGGCCTTCAGGAATGCCATGGCGGCCATCCCTCCTATGAGGGCCAAAGAGGAAATAGCGACGAAACCGCCTATCCTCAGGCCCACTGATGAAAGCTCCTGAGGCACCACCGTCCAGTAGGACGCCTTGTATATCAGGAACTCACCGACGAAACCATTAAAAGGAGGCAGGCCACAAACGGAGAGACATAGGGGGAGAAAGGCCAGGCCCGACTTCGGCATGGTCCTGTAGAGCCCTCCGAGGAGGTTCATGTCCCCTGTTCCGGTGGCCTTTATCACCGACCCTGCGGCCATAAAGAGACCGGCCTTGAAGATAGAGTGGTTGAGGCAGTGGAGCAACGCCCCGGACAGGGCTATAGTGGCTATAGATCGATCGTACCCCACTCCGAGGACCCCGATTCCCAGACCGATCAGGACTATGCCTATATTCTCCACGGTACAGAAAGCCAGCAGCCTCTTCAGGTCCCTCTGGACCACCGAATGGAGAACCCCGCCTATGCCGGATAGAACCCCTAAGGTCAACAAAGTCCAGCCCCACCACTGGGGCCATATCTCCGCCATAGTCATAACCCTGAGGACACCGTATATCCCCGTCTTGACCATAACGCCGCTCATCATTGCGGATCCGTGGGAGGGAGCAGCGGGATGGGCCTCAGGAAGCCAGAGATGTAGCCCGAAGAAACCGGCCTTAGCTCCAAAGCCTATCACCGCCAGAGCGAAGGCCCAGTCGGCCACTCCAGCCAGGCCGCCGAAGGAACTGAAATCGAAGGACCCCGATTTACCTCCGAGGAGGAAGAACAGAAAAAACAGAAAAGCGGTCCCTAGATGAGTAGCTATAAGATAGACCCAACCGGCCCTCCGGCTATCCTCTTTATGGTGGTCGCACATAACCAGAAAAAACGCCGACATAGACATTATCTCCCAGGAGAGAAGGAAGAGGATCCCATCGTAAGATATCAACACCATGAAAATACCGCCGGAGAGGATCTGGAGGCAAAAGCCCATCCAGGAACCGCCGGAGGTCTCACCTCTGTCCCTCAGATATCCTCTGCCGTAAAAGGCCACAGCGGGCGATACCAGAGAGAGGATCAGGACGAACCAAGCGGACAGACCGTCCATACGGAGATGAAAGGAACCCACAGGTATCGCCCAGGGAACATAAAAGTCGACGATAGCCCCTCTTAAGAGCACCGACAGCAGAGGCAGGGCGACCATCGCGGAGGATAAAACCGTGGAAACAGGCACTATCCAACCTCCAGGAGCCCGCCTTCCAAAGCATAAAGCCCCTAAGGCGGACAAAAAGTACAGGGCAACAGATCCTAACAACAAAAACTCCACGACAACAACGTCCTTTCTGGAATATGATGTCAAATTGGCGGACACAGCGGACAGATTATACTACCAAAGCTCTAAAAACATCCTTATTCCGTCCTCTCCGTTTGAATAATAATTGACCAAAACCTCTCTCTGCCTGAACCCTAAGGCTCGATAGAAATCCAAAGCCCCTCGGTTAGAGGCCCTTACGGACAGGAATATCCGAGAACATCCCCTCTCGTCAGCGAATACCGATGCCGCCCCCACAAGCTGACTTCCTACGCCCCATCTGCGCCTTTCGGGGTCCACTGAAAGCTGCAACACCCACAGCTCCTCTCCTCTAGGCTCTAAAGCGACAAATCCGACCATCGCACTTTTGTAGAAAGCCCCGAGATAGACGATCTCCCCCTGTCGTTCCCTCATGTCCTTCAATATAGCCTCCAAAGGCCAGGGGGCGGGCTGGGAGAGAAAGTCTATCGCCGCGATCTCCCTGGCCCTTACCTCATCGCAGAAATCTATATCCACCAGTATCACTATAACCCCTCCTGAAGACACGTACAGGCGAGGCCTGAAGGCCTCGCCTGTACGTGTCTTTTTAGATATGCCCTTTAGATACCTCTGAGGATCATCTCGTCCCTGGCGGGACCTACACCGATGAGGGCTGCCGGGACACCGGTCTCCTCCTCTATGTAGGAAACGTAATTTCTGGCAGCCTCAGGAAGCTCCTCAAAGGCCCTAGCGGAGGAGATATCCTCCTTCCAGCCGGGAAAGACCCTGTAGACCGGCTTCACCTTCTCGAGAAAGGAGATATTGCCGGAGAAATCCTCGGTCTCCTTGCCGTCCACTTTGTAGGCTACGCAGACTTTTATCTCGTCAAGGCCGGTAAGAACGTCCAGCTTGGTCAAGGTCATGTGGGTCATGCCGTTTATCCTTACGGCATACTTGAGGGCCACCATATCGAGCCATCCGCACTTTCTAGGCCGTCCTGTGGTCGCTCCGTACTCGCCTCCGGCGTCCCTGAGCCTCTGCCCCATCTCGCCTTTATCCTCCGTAGGGAAGGGTCCTTCCCCTACCCTGGTCAGATAGGCCTTGACGACCCCGAAGACCCGGCTGATGTACTGAGGGGCTACCCCTAGTCCAACACAGCCTCCGGCGGAAGTCGGGCTGGAGCTGGTCACCATCGGGTAGGTCCCGTGATCTATATCCAGAAGGGTTCCTTGGGCTCCCTCGAAAAGGACGGTCTGTCCCTTCTCGAGGGCCTTGTGTATGACCAAAGAAACATCGTCAACGTAAGGGGCCAGGGCCTCTCCCCAGGAGATGGCCTGACGGTAAACCTCGTCGAAAGAGACGGGGCTTTCGTCGTAGATTCTGGTAAACAGGAGGTTTTTCTCGTCCAGATTGCTCTGAAGCTTCTCCCTGAGGGCCTGGGTATCGAGGAGATCCTCCACCCTTATGCCACATCGGTTATATTTATCCACGTAACAGGGGCCGATACCTCTACCTGTGGTTCCGATCTTGGTCCCCTGAGGTCTAGAGGCCTCCTGAGCCTGATCCAGCTTTTTGTGATAAGGCATAACTACGTGGGCCGAACCGCTTATGACCAGACGAGAGCGGTCCTTCCCCTCCGCCTGGAGATCCGACAGCTCTTTGAGAAGCTGCTCTGGATCTATGACAACACCGTTTCCTATCACACAGGTCTTGCCGGAGTAGAGCATCCCGGATGGAAGAAGGTGAAATACGTGTTTTTCACCGTTCACTATCACCGTATGGCCAGCGTTAGCTCCCCCTTGGTACCGGGCGAAAACTTCGACTCTATCTCCAAGGGAGTCGACGATCCTTCCCTTGCCCTCGTCGCCCCACTGGGCACCTATGATGGCTTCAACTTTTCCCTTCAAGGCGTTTGCCTCCTCATTAAAGTGCCCCTTCGTCCTGGATCCGGGGCCACTGGTATAGACTAGACAACTCTTCAATGATACCCCCTCTTGGGGGCTTATGCAACCGAACTAAAGTCTAGGATTCACGATCCTCCGAAACCACCAGGAAGGATAGGTCACCGGACAGAGGAAGAACTACCTTCCCCTCTTTGATGGCGGTCATAAGCCTCTGGGCACCTTTGAGCTGGACGTCTTTGTCCCTCTCCCTGGACCACTCTCCCTTTACGTCCAGATCGGGGGATATCCCTAAATGGTCTATTATTGTACCGTTAGGGGTGTGATATCTCGCGATGGTCACGTAGAGGGCGGATCCATCCATCAGGTTGAACAGAGTCTGGACCGACCCCTTTCCGAAGGATTTCCTCCCCACAAGAAGGGCCCTATCCCTATCCCTGACCGCACCGGCGACTATCTCCGATGCGCTGGCGCTACCCTCGTTTATGAGGACCACCAGAGGCAGGTCGGTGAGCACCCCAGGAGTGGCAAAAAGCTCCTCGTTGGCCCGATCGACCCGACCCTTCGTTCCCACCACCAGGCCGCCGTCGAGAAACATATCGGATATCTCGACGGCGGCGTTTAGAAGTCCTCCACCGTTGTTTCTCAGGTCAAGGATGAGTCCTGTGGCTCCCTGGGTTTTGAGATCGATAACAGCCTTACCGACGTCGGAGGGGCTGGTGTCTTTAAACTGGGAGAGCCTTACGTACCCTATATCGTCGCTTAACATCTCGTAACGGACGGACTCGAGCTTTATCTCCTCCCGAACCATATCCTTTTTGAGGAGATCCTGCTCCCCTTCCCGCCTTATCCATATGGTGACCGGGGTCCCTGGCTCTCCCCTCAGGTTTTCGACGACCTGATGGAGATCCCAGCCGATAACCACCTCATCGCCGATTTTGACGATCTGGTCCTGAGGCTTGAGGTCCGCCTTCTCCGCAGGGGTTCCCTCTATAGGGCTTATCACTAGTATAGCCCCGTCCCTCTGGCCTATGTATATCCCGAGACCGCCGTATTTTCCCCTCAGATCGGTCTGCTCCTGCTCGAGCCTCTCAGGATCCACAAAACGGGTATAGGGATCGCCCCAGGCGGACACCATTCCATCCACCGCACCGTACAGCAGATCCTTTTCCGTCACATCGTCGCTGTCGGCGTCCACCTGGTAGGCCTCTATAATGGCTCTGGCCTGTTTCATCAACCAGAGAGAGTCCAGGTCGAAAGGAGCGACTCTATCTATATCCTTAAGACCTCCTGCCTGGGCGGCGACTATGCCGGTGACCACACCGGCGCCTATGAGAACCCCTACCAGCAAATCCCTAAATTTTCTCAAAAAATCCCCTCCTGTCAGATTATCTACCTAAATATCTGAGAGGATCCTTGGCATCTCCCTTTACCCTGACCTCAAAATGGAGGTGAGCGCCGGTGGTAACCCCAGTATCCCCTACGTTTCCTATATGCTGACCAGCGGCGACCCTCTGGCCCTCGGTAGCTATTATACGACTGAGATGGGCGTACACCGTAGAATATCCCCCTCCGTTATCCAAAATAATAATCTGGCCGTATCCTCTGAGCCATCCAGCGTAAAGGACGTCTCCCGCTCCCGCCGCCTTGACTGGAGTTCCGTTGGGAGCGGATATATCTATTCCCGTATGAACGGTCTTGGTCTTAAACACCGGATGGACCCTCGTCCCAAAGCGGCTGCTTATTTTACCTCTGACGGGCCACTGAAATTTACCGCCATGTTTAGGAAGAGGGGCGACCTGAGGAGTTTCGGGCTTTTTAGCCCTCGCAAGCTCCTCTTTGGCCTTTATGTAAGCCTGGATTTTGGCCTGGATTTCCCGCTGGTCCTGCTCCGCCTCCTTGAGGCTCTGGCGATAGGCATCCTGGTTATCTCTCAGTTTTTTGAGCAAGCCGTTTCTCTCCGCTACCGCCTGTTCCAGCTTCTTTTTCTGGTTGGCCATCTGACGCTTTTTGTTCTGGAGGTCCTTCTCCCTGGCGGCCAGACCGGCTATCAAGGTCCTGACCTGGGCGGTCTCCCTCTCCGCAGAGCCTATGAGCTCCTCGTCCTGGTTCGCCAGCCTTTTCAGCAGATATCCGGTGTTCATGGCGTCGGAGACGTTCTGGGAGGATAGAAGTAGATTCAGCTCAGCGGTCCCTCCAAACTTGTATATGGTCACAAGCCTTTCGGAGAGAAAAGCCTTTATCCTCTCGATCTCCTTCTCCAGCCTGGCAATATCCTTCTCCATAGCGGAAATCTCCCCGAGGACCTTCCGTCTCTGAAGCTCCAGGAGGGATATGCTCTGCTCCGCCGCCTTACGTTGTTGGTCGAACTTGGAAAGCTCCTGAAGATAGCTGGCCTCTCTGACCTTAGATGCCTTTAAAAGTTCCTCTTGCCTCCTGGCCTGACGGTCCAGGATCTCCATACGCCTCTGCTCTTCCTTTATCTTACGGTCCAGATCCTCTGGAGTCTCCGCCCAGGAAGATCCGGCGAAAAGGGACAAAAGGACGAATAACGCTAAAAGAGAAAGTCTCTTAATCAAAAAAGCACCTCCTCACCAGGGCTTCAGGGCCTGAGCTATAAACCTACTTACCGCCATCCAGCTGCATATCCACCCCACTATAACTCCGGTGCCGACCAAAATACCGTAGAGCCTGTAAAGCACCTCTCCCTCCTGAATAAACTGGAGGAGTGGCATCGTGGAGGACAGAGAGGCTATAACGTCGCCGTAAAATACCTGAATCACC
The uncultured Dethiosulfovibrio sp. genome window above contains:
- a CDS encoding NADH-quinone oxidoreductase subunit K, yielding MIQFLVALLLLVNLNMFATSRVDSLIRSVGVQGLLMVCLVALYPEGGFSWGGWFFLAVTGFIKALVLPAVMFKALKSVGIRRELEPIIGYRKSLFIGLIAVGFSLWASVKLPLPSCVREPVLTVALLSMIAGLFLVVSRKKAISQAIGYLVMENGIYVLGPALAIHNPLIVEAGVLLDLFVGVFVMGVIILHIRREFNHIDVDRLSELKD
- a CDS encoding S41 family peptidase, yielding MRKFRDLLVGVLIGAGVVTGIVAAQAGGLKDIDRVAPFDLDSLWLMKQARAIIEAYQVDADSDDVTEKDLLYGAVDGMVSAWGDPYTRFVDPERLEQEQTDLRGKYGGLGIYIGQRDGAILVISPIEGTPAEKADLKPQDQIVKIGDEVVIGWDLHQVVENLRGEPGTPVTIWIRREGEQDLLKKDMVREEIKLESVRYEMLSDDIGYVRLSQFKDTSPSDVGKAVIDLKTQGATGLILDLRNNGGGLLNAAVEISDMFLDGGLVVGTKGRVDRANEELFATPGVLTDLPLVVLINEGSASASEIVAGAVRDRDRALLVGRKSFGKGSVQTLFNLMDGSALYVTIARYHTPNGTIIDHLGISPDLDVKGEWSRERDKDVQLKGAQRLMTAIKEGKVVLPLSGDLSFLVVSEDRES
- a CDS encoding adenylosuccinate synthase; the protein is MKGKVEAIIGAQWGDEGKGRIVDSLGDRVEVFARYQGGANAGHTVIVNGEKHVFHLLPSGMLYSGKTCVIGNGVVIDPEQLLKELSDLQAEGKDRSRLVISGSAHVVMPYHKKLDQAQEASRPQGTKIGTTGRGIGPCYVDKYNRCGIRVEDLLDTQALREKLQSNLDEKNLLFTRIYDESPVSFDEVYRQAISWGEALAPYVDDVSLVIHKALEKGQTVLFEGAQGTLLDIDHGTYPMVTSSSPTSAGGCVGLGVAPQYISRVFGVVKAYLTRVGEGPFPTEDKGEMGQRLRDAGGEYGATTGRPRKCGWLDMVALKYAVRINGMTHMTLTKLDVLTGLDEIKVCVAYKVDGKETEDFSGNISFLEKVKPVYRVFPGWKEDISSARAFEELPEAARNYVSYIEEETGVPAALIGVGPARDEMILRGI
- a CDS encoding proton-conducting transporter membrane subunit translates to MLLGSVALYFLSALGALCFGRRAPGGWIVPVSTVLSSAMVALPLLSVLLRGAIVDFYVPWAIPVGSFHLRMDGLSAWFVLILSLVSPAVAFYGRGYLRDRGETSGGSWMGFCLQILSGGIFMVLISYDGILFLLSWEIMSMSAFFLVMCDHHKEDSRRAGWVYLIATHLGTAFLFFLFFLLGGKSGSFDFSSFGGLAGVADWAFALAVIGFGAKAGFFGLHLWLPEAHPAAPSHGSAMMSGVMVKTGIYGVLRVMTMAEIWPQWWGWTLLTLGVLSGIGGVLHSVVQRDLKRLLAFCTVENIGIVLIGLGIGVLGVGYDRSIATIALSGALLHCLNHSIFKAGLFMAAGSVIKATGTGDMNLLGGLYRTMPKSGLAFLPLCLSVCGLPPFNGFVGEFLIYKASYWTVVPQELSSVGLRIGGFVAISSLALIGGMAAMAFLKAYSTVFSGQARSDLGYTEDPGPFMTVPMLSLAAFCLALGLCGSLSILLAGSVASLIHPTGLSQSSLMSVIRISKVYLNVAVLSIGLLGLVFGLYRLRARLQKGRSVSYGPVWGCGYSYPSPRMQYTGSSFSQPVLVAFSSFLRSHIGGSWPEGYFPGPSSFWTESTGVFQRYFYEPTFGTVMKVVQEIKKLHSGGTHLYVFYVFAALVVVLTWSLLW
- a CDS encoding NADH-quinone oxidoreductase subunit H, which gives rise to MVGELFFSILAVVMALVGAPFLRTVVNRTKSAMAGRQGPPLLLPYHSLLRLLSKGAVYGDGTTWVFRAGPVISLAANFGALCLVPFAGRASLIHFDGDIILMAYLLGVGRYFTVLAAMDTGSSFEGMGANREAFFSALTEPSLLLGVAGLGAITGSLSLSGVYGGIRGSVFLGANLPAMIFILAAFVIVYLTENSRIPVDDPTTHLELTMIHEVMVLDHCGVDLAFIEYGGALKLWIMGLLITGLVYPGGSGSLFLDVALSLLCLLGLQVALGLVESSMARLKMGRIPQFLAIGFVMSTLWIMWVVR
- a CDS encoding peptidoglycan DD-metalloendopeptidase family protein codes for the protein MIKRLSLLALFVLLSLFAGSSWAETPEDLDRKIKEEQRRMEILDRQARRQEELLKASKVREASYLQELSKFDQQRKAAEQSISLLELQRRKVLGEISAMEKDIARLEKEIERIKAFLSERLVTIYKFGGTAELNLLLSSQNVSDAMNTGYLLKRLANQDEELIGSAERETAQVRTLIAGLAAREKDLQNKKRQMANQKKKLEQAVAERNGLLKKLRDNQDAYRQSLKEAEQDQREIQAKIQAYIKAKEELARAKKPETPQVAPLPKHGGKFQWPVRGKISSRFGTRVHPVFKTKTVHTGIDISAPNGTPVKAAGAGDVLYAGWLRGYGQIIILDNGGGYSTVYAHLSRIIATEGQRVAAGQHIGNVGDTGVTTGAHLHFEVRVKGDAKDPLRYLGR
- a CDS encoding proton-conducting transporter membrane subunit; this translates as MIWIIVLLPFISGLVSFVVPWSPIRRAMLVSVSFAHTIGVFSLWSKGYDLPVETWIAVDGLSLFFLLITSLLFFLGSFSTVAYLKSHRFPDSERPFSRESVFVASMLIFLATTTLVIVSHHTGVFWMAIEATTLATAPLIAYQRSPGALEAAWKYLLICSVGIAMALVGNTALAVSSLFSGGGHSISMTFQGLAEQGVGLNPLWLKIAFAFILVGYGTKMGLAPMHTWLPDAHSEAPSPVSALLSGALCNCALLGIIRTGSILNGAGMGYYWRTLMVAFGVLSVIISGCMVLRQSGFKRLLAYSTVEHMGILAIAVGVGAGTGGLFHALNHSLTKGSLFFVAGSVLSLYHTKSIASVSGLIRLAPVTGAIWVGGFMSICGLPPFGTFFSEMMILSSLGSQGRWLVIGALLAGLSMVFIGMWKAVISMVFGDVSPGLDVPSGRKIVWEDLPPMILCVTALALGIWTPAPLCRLIESAASAIGGGV
- a CDS encoding GNAT family N-acetyltransferase, with translation MILVDIDFCDEVRAREIAAIDFLSQPAPWPLEAILKDMRERQGEIVYLGAFYKSAMVGFVALEPRGEELWVLQLSVDPERRRWGVGSQLVGAASVFADERGCSRIFLSVRASNRGALDFYRALGFRQREVLVNYYSNGEDGIRMFLELW